In Rhizoctonia solani chromosome 7, complete sequence, one DNA window encodes the following:
- a CDS encoding Enoyl-(Acyl carrier protein) reductase — protein MPDAPTKLKTTSPTALPPPKVGAEQYAKLTAERLQRIQSQLTTTPRAGKLEGKVCIITGVGSIKGIGRATAFAYAHQGARHLYLLDYDGENLPNLEESLKKAYPDVKVTTQQADAADEAAISEICKRAIKEEGRLDVFFANAGIVNAAFFTDLTEAEFMNMMRVNVLSCFLAIKHGSAAMQITSADKKESSGSIILTASVAGIRSGAGPMDYSASKAAVNSLAQTGSHQLGFTNIRVNTICPGLIETGMTTATFDYARAKGVGGKIGQLVPLKRYGLPQEIANAALFLASDDSSFVNGQNITVDGGLSASHPVAPGRWA, from the exons ATGCCCGACGCACCAACCAAGCTCAAAACTACCTCGCCTACGGCTCTCCCTCCCCCAAAAGTTGGGGCCGAACAATATGCTAAACTCACAGCGGAGAGATTGCAGAGAATCCAATCTCAGCTAACGACAACACCCCGCGCGGGGAAACTCGAGGGGAAAGTTTGCATTATAACTGGTGTGGGGTCAATCAAGGGGATCGG ACGAGCAACTGCCTTTGCATATGCTCACCAAG GGGCCCGTCACCTTTACTTGCTGGATTACGACGGAGAGAATTTGCCCAATCTTGAAGAATCTCTCAAGAAAGCATACCCAGATGTCAAG GTCACTACTCAGCAAGCAGACGCTGCTGACGAGGCGGCTATCTCTGAAATATGCAAGCGAGCGATAAAAGAAGAAGGCCGACTTGATGTTTTCTTTGCCAAT GCTGGAATCGTCAACGCCGCCTTCTTTACCGACTTGACAGAAGCAGAATTCATGAACATGATGCGTGTCAATGTGCTCTC TTGTTTCCTCGCCATTAAGCACGGTTCGGCTGCCATGCAAATCACCTCCGCTGACAAGAAGGAGAGTAGCGGAAGCATCATTCTCACCGCCTCCGTTGCAGGTATCAGATCAGGTGCTGGCCCAATGGATT ACAGTGCCAGCAAAGCGGC TGTCAACTCACTCGCGCAAACGGGCTCACACCAACTGGGCTTCACAAACATTCGAGTGAACACGATATGCCCCGGACTAATCGAG ACTGGAATGACGACGGCCACCTTTGACTATGCCCGTGCCAAAGGTGTGGGAGGAAAGATCGGTCAACTTGTCCCGTTGAAGCGATACGGTCTTCCACAAGAG ATCGCTAATGCAGCTCTCTTCTTGGCTTCTG ATGACTCCAGCTTCGTAAACGGCCAAAACATCACGGTCGATGGTGGGCTATCCGCATCTCACCCCG